One genomic window of Medicago truncatula cultivar Jemalong A17 chromosome 1, MtrunA17r5.0-ANR, whole genome shotgun sequence includes the following:
- the LOC11429600 gene encoding protein BOBBER 1, whose translation MAIISDYQEETQTSSSSQPKPSKPIPFSSTFDPSNPTAFLENVFDFIAKESTDFFDNDSAEKVVLSAVRAVKVKKAKAVAAEKAKIAAEEKAKVDKAASVAAAEKKAKEVDEKEDDKKDGESGLAAPNQGNGMDLEKYSWTQTLQELNVNVPVPNGTKSRFVTCEIKKNHLKVGIKGQPPIIDGELYKSIKPDDCYWSIEDQNTLSILLTKHDQMDWWKCLVKGDPEINTQKVEPESSKLGDLDPETRQTVEKMMFDQRQKSMGLPTSEELQKQEIMKKFMSQHPEMDFSNAKLS comes from the exons ATGGCGATTATCTCAGATTACCAAGAAGAAACCCAAACCTCTTCATCTTCTcaaccaaaaccctcaaaacctATTCCCTTCTCTTCCACCTTCGATCCATCAAATCCAACTGCTTTTCTCGAAAATGTATTCGACTTCATCGCTAAGGAAAGTACCGATTTCTTCGATAATGATTCAGCTGAGAAGGTGGTTTTGTCCGCTGTTCGCGCTGTGAAGGTAAAGAAAGCTAAGGCTGTTGCTGCCGAGAAAGCTAAGATTGCTGCTGAAGAGAAGGCCAAGGTTGATAAGGCGGCTTCTGTTGCTGCGGCAGAGAAGAAAGCTAAGGAAGTAGATGAGAAGGAAGATGACAAGAAAGATGGTGAAAGTGGTTTAGcag CTCCCAATCAGGGTAATGGTATGGATCTGGAGAAATATTCTTGGACTCAAACTCTTCAAGAGCTCAATGTGAATGTTCCAGTGCCAAACGGAACAAAATCAAGGTTTGTCACATGTGAGATAAAGAAGAACCATCTAAAAGTTGGAATCAAAGGGCAGCCACCAATTATTGAT GGGGAGCTATATAAATCTATCAAGCCTGATGATTGTTATTGGAGCATAG AGGATCAGAATACACTTTCTATTCTTTTAACCAAACATGATCAAATGGACTGGTGGAAATGTCTCGTTAAGGGTGATCCTGAAATTAACACCCAAAAAGTTGAACCTGAGAGCAGCAAACTTGGTGACCTTGATCCTGAGACTCGACAGACTGTTGAAAAGATGATG TTTGATCAGAGGCAGAAGTCTATGGGCCTTCCTACAAGTGAGGAGCTCCAGAAACAGGAAATCATGAAGAAATTTATGAGTCAG CATCCGGAGATGGACTTCTCGAATGCAAAATTATCTTAG
- the LOC25481856 gene encoding protein BOBBER 1, which translates to MAIISDYQDETQTPSSSSQPKPSKTIPFSSTFDPSKPTAFLEKVFDFIAKESTDFFDKDSAEKMVLSAVRAAKVKKAKAVAAEKAKIASQEKAKAAAGIKVNDEKSGVGTEKKDGESGLAAPNQGNGMDLEKYSWTQTLQELNVNVPVPNGTKSGFVICEIKKNHLKVGLKGQPPIIDGELYKFIKADECYWSIEDQSTVSILLTKHDQMDWWKCLVKGDPLINTQKVEPESSKLGELDSETRMTVEKMMFDQRQKSMGLPTSEELEKQEMMKKFMSQHPNMDFSGAKLS; encoded by the exons ATGGCGATCATCTCCGATTACCAAGACGAAACCCAAACTCCCTCATCATCTTCTCAACCAAAACCTTCGAAAACTATTCCCTTTTCTTCCACCTTTGATCCTTCAAAACCAACTGCTTTTCTTGAAAAGGTATTCGACTTCATCGCTAAGGAAAGTACTGATTTCTTCGATAAGGATTCGGCTGAGAAGATGGTTTTGTCTGCTGTTCGTGCTGCGAAGGTGAAGAAAGCCAAGGCTGTTGCTGCTGAGAAGGCTAAGATTGCTTCCCAGGAGAAAGCAAAGGCTGCTGCGGGGATAAAAGTGAACGATGAGAAGTCCGGGGTTGGGACGGAGAAGAAGGATGGGGAAAGTGGCTTAGCAG CTCCAAATCAAGGTAATGGCATGGATCTGGAGAAATATTCCTGGACTCAAACTTTGCAAGAGCTCAATGTGAATGTTCCGGTGCCAAATGGAACAAAATCAGGGTTTGTCATCTGTGAGATAAAGAAGAATCATCTAAAAGTTGGACTCAAAGGGCAGCCACCAATTATTGAT GGGGAGCTGTATAAATTTATCAAGGCTGATGAATGTTATTGGAGCATAG AGGATCAAAGTACAGTTTCTATTCTTTTAACCAAACATGATCAAATGGACTGGTGGAAATGTTTGGTAAAGGGTGATCCTCTAATTAACACCCAAAAAGTTGAACCTGAGAGCAGCAAACTTGGTGAACTGGATTCCGAGACTCGAATGACCGTTGAAAAGATGATG TTTGATCAGAGACAGAAGTCTATGGGCCTTCCTACAAGCGAGGAGCTCGAGAAACAGGAAATGATGAAGAAATTTATGAGTCAG CATCCTAACATGGACTTCTCTGGTGCAAAATTATCTTAG